One segment of Tamlana crocina DNA contains the following:
- a CDS encoding glycosyltransferase family 2 protein → MEPPLVSILVPFKNTERFLAVCIQSVIEQTYQNWEMVMIDDDSTDGSYNTVNAFAEKDARIHVFKNSGSGIIDALQMALSKSKGEFITRMDSDDIMMPNKIEVLTNNLLTHGKKHVAVGLVKYFAKGGVKPGYKSYENWLNKLTKTGSNYDEIYKECVIPSPCWMLHRDDLLACDAFNPHIYPEDYDLTFRFYKSSYKCIPCNDILHQWRDYSTRTSRTHVHYAQNHFTSLKINHFLDIDFNPNKTLVVWGAGSKGKIIAQTLVERNIDFEWICDNPKKIGKDIYGKSMLPFETLSKIKNPQSIITVANKAAQKEIRAYLKNLDLKPVKDYVFFC, encoded by the coding sequence ATGGAACCGCCCTTAGTGAGCATTTTAGTGCCGTTTAAAAATACCGAACGTTTTTTGGCTGTATGTATTCAATCCGTTATTGAACAAACCTATCAAAATTGGGAAATGGTAATGATTGATGACGACTCAACTGACGGCAGTTATAATACGGTTAACGCTTTCGCGGAAAAAGACGCCAGAATACATGTTTTTAAAAATTCAGGAAGCGGTATTATCGATGCCCTGCAAATGGCCCTATCAAAAAGTAAAGGTGAATTTATCACCCGAATGGATAGCGACGATATTATGATGCCTAATAAGATTGAAGTATTGACCAACAATCTTTTAACCCACGGAAAGAAACATGTTGCCGTTGGTTTGGTAAAATACTTTGCGAAAGGCGGCGTAAAACCGGGCTATAAAAGCTACGAAAACTGGTTGAACAAGCTAACGAAAACGGGAAGTAATTATGATGAAATTTATAAAGAGTGCGTTATTCCCTCACCCTGTTGGATGCTACACCGCGACGATTTACTGGCCTGCGATGCCTTTAATCCGCATATTTACCCCGAAGATTACGACCTCACGTTCCGGTTTTACAAAAGCAGCTATAAATGTATTCCGTGTAACGATATTTTGCACCAATGGCGAGATTATAGCACCCGAACTTCCCGAACGCATGTGCATTATGCGCAAAACCATTTTACATCGTTAAAAATCAATCATTTTTTGGATATTGATTTCAACCCCAATAAAACATTGGTGGTTTGGGGCGCCGGAAGCAAAGGCAAAATTATTGCGCAAACGCTTGTTGAAAGAAACATAGATTTTGAATGGATTTGCGACAACCCGAAAAAAATCGGTAAGGATATTTACGGAAAATCCATGCTACCGTTTGAAACACTTTCAAAAATTAAAAATCCGCAAAGCATCATTACTGTGGCCAACAAAGCAGCTCAAAAGGAAATACGGGCCTATTTAAAAAACTTAGATTTAAAGCCCGTTAAGGATTATGTTTTCTTTTGTTAG
- a CDS encoding peptidase M61 — protein sequence MNSKSVMAVMAGILLASCGSANKTGNDLATSLPIEATIDLSKINDDKAPVTIDPGRFTVKTVTYRLPRVIQGTYSVSDFGKYVEAFKAYDYSGNEIEVNQLDTNTWTIENAKKLDKITYLVNDTYDIEEEGGIGKDQPFSPAGTNIEPKNYVLNLHGFVGYFDSLKSNQYKLNVTADAGFVRTSALQNVNSTKSEDGKYLTTTYLAPRYFDITDNPMMYGNLDVEEFQVGDIKIVLSVYSPNKKHSAASLKETIFKMMQAQKAYLGDINSTLRYDIYLYLSDGEADSPKGFGALEHHTSTVVVLPESMDEQTLADAMIDVVSHEFFHIVTPLSVHSEDVHYFDYNNPTFSKHLWMYEGVTEYFSTLFQIDQGLVDEKKFYGDIYEKIQASRRMNDAMSFTIMSENVLKAPYKDEYLNVYQKGALIGMCIDILMREESNGQRGILSLMKELSNKYGKNKPFEDDNLIAEITEMTYPSVGEFLNTHVVGDIPIDYNVFFEKVGLEIGEGQVEANYILMDGVPIVSGDAQTGTIFFTDKVLENSFWKAQGVQPNDVIKSIDGTELTMQNANQVLQQVFMWKPGRVIEVKLERNGEEVEIKTTTTKAYTSGEMIVENPEATEAQKALRKAWLKG from the coding sequence ATGAATTCAAAATCGGTAATGGCAGTAATGGCCGGAATATTATTGGCCAGTTGCGGGTCGGCCAATAAAACAGGAAATGATTTGGCTACCAGTTTGCCCATTGAAGCGACCATAGATTTATCGAAAATTAATGATGATAAAGCGCCCGTAACCATCGATCCGGGGCGATTTACCGTTAAAACCGTGACTTACCGTTTGCCAAGGGTGATTCAGGGAACTTATTCGGTGAGTGATTTTGGAAAGTACGTGGAAGCTTTTAAAGCTTACGATTACTCTGGAAACGAAATAGAGGTGAACCAATTGGATACCAATACTTGGACGATTGAAAATGCCAAGAAGCTGGATAAAATCACTTATTTGGTGAATGATACTTACGATATCGAGGAAGAAGGCGGTATTGGTAAAGACCAACCGTTTTCGCCTGCAGGAACGAATATTGAACCCAAAAACTACGTGCTGAATCTGCACGGTTTTGTGGGCTATTTCGATTCCTTAAAAAGCAACCAATACAAATTGAATGTGACCGCCGATGCCGGTTTTGTACGTACTTCGGCCTTGCAAAATGTTAATTCCACCAAAAGTGAAGACGGCAAATATTTAACAACAACTTATTTGGCACCGCGTTATTTTGATATTACCGACAACCCCATGATGTACGGTAATTTAGATGTTGAAGAATTTCAAGTGGGCGATATAAAAATTGTATTGAGTGTATATTCTCCAAACAAGAAGCACTCGGCAGCATCGCTTAAAGAAACCATTTTTAAAATGATGCAGGCTCAAAAAGCCTATTTGGGCGATATTAACTCGACGCTGCGTTATGATATTTACTTGTATTTATCGGATGGTGAGGCCGATTCACCGAAAGGTTTTGGAGCTTTAGAGCACCATACTTCAACCGTTGTGGTTTTACCAGAATCGATGGACGAACAAACGTTGGCCGATGCCATGATTGACGTGGTGTCGCACGAGTTTTTCCACATTGTAACGCCGCTGAGTGTACACTCTGAAGATGTGCATTATTTCGATTATAACAACCCTACTTTTTCAAAACACCTATGGATGTACGAAGGCGTAACGGAATACTTTTCAACCTTGTTTCAAATTGACCAAGGTTTAGTAGATGAGAAAAAATTCTACGGCGATATTTATGAAAAAATACAAGCCTCTAGAAGAATGAACGATGCGATGAGTTTCACTATTATGAGTGAGAATGTTTTAAAAGCACCTTACAAAGATGAATATTTAAACGTGTACCAAAAAGGCGCGTTAATTGGAATGTGCATCGATATTTTAATGAGAGAGGAAAGCAACGGGCAACGCGGTATTTTATCATTAATGAAAGAACTTTCCAATAAATACGGAAAAAACAAGCCTTTTGAAGACGACAATTTAATTGCCGAAATTACTGAGATGACCTATCCTTCGGTTGGAGAGTTTTTAAACACGCACGTGGTTGGCGATATTCCAATTGATTACAATGTGTTTTTTGAAAAAGTAGGCTTGGAGATTGGTGAAGGACAAGTGGAGGCCAACTATATTTTAATGGACGGCGTACCCATAGTAAGTGGCGATGCTCAAACGGGTACAATCTTTTTCACCGATAAAGTGTTGGAAAATAGCTTTTGGAAAGCACAGGGCGTTCAGCCCAACGATGTGATAAAAAGTATTGATGGCACCGAGTTGACTATGCAAAATGCCAACCAAGTGTTACAGCAAGTGTTTATGTGGAAACCTGGTCGTGTTATTGAGGTGAAGTTGGAGCGTAACGGCGAAGAAGTTGAAATTAAAACAACTACCACTAAAGCTTATACCAGCGGTGAAATGATTGTTGAAAATCCTGAAGCAACTGAAGCCCAAAAGGCTTTGCGAAAAGCGTGGTTGAAAGGGTAG
- a CDS encoding cytochrome c peroxidase → MNFNTKKGAYVFIGLFSILLNACLNQQQDHQTKNNPTRVLENTFSNTLSAAITALDSIKTAKEAVSLEKHYLNARHHFKMAEPVLAFVDSENYKFLNQPNILKIEEEDATDIKIKQPTGFQVLEENIFNENPDFESITLHAKKTSERLQLIKKNLNLNYIKPYHVLWMVRDQIIRTALTGITGFDSPALEQSLTEAQTSYEAVKQYLEVYQSEFNNTEIYNQWTEAIKKAQIDLNADFNSFDRYSFIKNHTHKNLELWNATVADWQVEFPFTKSINNNATSLFSNNTFNLYHFSVYNDSLTEEKVNLGKKLFFEKELSASKTINCATCHIPEKGYTDGLAISKGVTRNSPTLLYAGLQKGFFYDNRAGSLEGQIVSVINNENEFHSDLQTFEKALKNNTEYTKPFQSVFKDSIKQEYIRHAIASFIRSLAPFDSKFDRNINNLENTLTASEINGFNLFNGKAKCATCHFAPLFNGTVPTTYKESEMELIGVPETTDTINAKIDDDLGRYDLFHTEERKHFFKTPTLRNIALTAPYMHNGVYNSLDEVLHFYNIGGAAGLGIEMENQTLPPDPLNLSEEEKQDIIAFLNALTDDANTYLVY, encoded by the coding sequence ATGAATTTCAATACCAAAAAAGGGGCTTATGTTTTCATAGGCCTCTTTTCAATATTATTAAATGCTTGCTTAAACCAACAGCAAGATCATCAAACAAAAAACAATCCAACCCGAGTGTTGGAAAACACATTTTCTAACACCCTTTCGGCAGCCATAACTGCTCTGGACAGTATAAAAACCGCCAAGGAAGCAGTATCTTTAGAAAAACATTACCTAAATGCTAGGCATCATTTTAAAATGGCCGAACCCGTTTTAGCATTTGTAGATTCTGAAAATTATAAATTTTTGAATCAGCCCAATATTTTAAAAATTGAAGAAGAAGATGCTACCGATATTAAAATAAAGCAACCCACCGGATTTCAGGTTTTGGAGGAAAACATCTTTAATGAAAATCCCGATTTTGAAAGTATAACACTGCACGCCAAAAAAACATCCGAAAGGCTGCAACTTATAAAGAAAAACCTGAATTTAAACTACATAAAGCCATACCATGTACTTTGGATGGTGAGGGACCAAATTATCCGAACTGCCCTAACAGGAATTACTGGCTTCGACTCGCCCGCATTAGAGCAATCGCTCACAGAAGCGCAAACCTCTTATGAGGCCGTAAAACAGTATTTAGAGGTGTATCAATCGGAATTTAATAATACTGAAATTTACAACCAATGGACCGAAGCGATTAAAAAGGCACAAATAGACTTAAATGCCGATTTCAATTCCTTTGATCGTTACAGCTTCATTAAAAACCATACCCACAAAAATTTAGAGCTTTGGAACGCAACGGTGGCCGATTGGCAAGTAGAATTTCCGTTTACCAAATCCATAAATAATAACGCCACTTCACTGTTTTCAAACAACACATTTAACCTCTACCACTTTTCGGTTTACAACGACAGTTTAACCGAAGAAAAAGTCAACCTGGGCAAAAAACTCTTTTTTGAAAAAGAACTTTCAGCTTCAAAAACCATAAACTGCGCCACCTGCCACATTCCCGAAAAAGGTTATACCGATGGCCTCGCCATTTCAAAAGGGGTAACACGCAACAGCCCTACCCTACTTTATGCCGGGCTGCAAAAAGGCTTCTTTTACGATAACAGAGCGGGGAGTTTAGAAGGGCAGATTGTTTCTGTAATCAATAATGAAAATGAATTCCACAGCGATTTGCAAACTTTTGAAAAGGCTTTAAAAAACAACACGGAATACACCAAACCATTTCAGTCCGTTTTTAAGGATTCAATTAAACAAGAGTATATTAGGCACGCCATAGCCAGTTTTATTAGAAGTTTGGCACCGTTCGATTCCAAATTCGACAGAAACATCAACAACCTTGAAAATACGTTAACCGCATCTGAAATCAATGGGTTTAACCTTTTCAACGGAAAGGCCAAATGTGCCACTTGCCATTTCGCGCCACTATTTAACGGCACGGTGCCCACCACTTATAAAGAATCTGAAATGGAATTGATAGGAGTACCGGAAACTACCGATACCATTAACGCGAAAATTGACGACGATTTAGGTCGCTACGACTTGTTTCATACCGAAGAACGGAAACATTTCTTTAAAACACCAACCCTTAGGAATATTGCCCTTACGGCTCCCTACATGCACAACGGGGTTTACAATTCGTTGGATGAAGTGTTGCACTTTTACAATATTGGTGGTGCTGCCGGTTTGGGCATCGAGATGGAAAACCAAACCCTTCCTCCCGACCCGTTAAACCTATCGGAAGAAGAAAAGCAGGATATTATTGCGTTTTTAAATGCATTAACTGATGATGCAAACACCTATTTAGTTTATTAA
- a CDS encoding phosphatase: MKHSILYGILACAFITSCDTKDGTIKGDNKKIELVNHSKTPNLLELKSGFENVEITTLLSSEDQLEDSPNFVYGSMADGAGLLKNSDGTYTLINNIEADYSVARITLDETFKPVSGEYILNAEASARTAQCSGSLITPEEHGFGPLYLSGGEWGGASKAVFSIDPYKDAANASIAQTLPALGQWSTENAVAMHQNAFPGKTVVLIGDDTSDNETPSGQLAMYVGNKGDLNGGKLYGLKVITEGINYEMDMEEGVSYDVTFEEYNERTLDELEAESRAKGIMGFSRVEDIDWRRGSASNNREFFFVVTGRKKDALLGKGTFYGRIYHVVLNENNPLKGTIECVLDGDILDGKAKAFHSPDNIVVTENYVYIQEDPNGYPDTPEKDHYAQLYEYNIKSKNLKTVLECNQDYAASLGYGTANRNWEITGMIDISETIDVDRTFLLITQNHGWENPSFTDPLANPTPDRNEGSMLYVIKGLKR, translated from the coding sequence ATGAAACATTCTATTCTTTACGGCATTTTAGCTTGTGCATTTATAACATCATGCGACACTAAAGATGGCACCATTAAAGGAGATAACAAAAAAATTGAGCTTGTTAACCACTCTAAAACCCCCAACCTTCTTGAATTGAAGTCTGGTTTTGAAAACGTTGAAATTACCACGTTGCTTTCTTCTGAAGACCAATTGGAAGACTCTCCAAACTTTGTTTACGGAAGTATGGCCGACGGTGCCGGGTTATTAAAAAACAGCGACGGCACTTACACCTTAATTAATAATATTGAAGCCGATTATTCGGTAGCCAGAATCACTTTAGATGAAACTTTCAAACCAGTAAGCGGCGAGTACATCTTAAATGCTGAAGCTTCAGCTCGTACCGCACAATGTTCTGGTTCGTTAATTACTCCAGAAGAGCATGGTTTTGGTCCACTTTACCTTTCTGGTGGCGAGTGGGGTGGTGCTTCAAAAGCTGTATTTTCAATCGATCCATACAAAGATGCTGCCAATGCATCCATCGCGCAAACCTTGCCTGCTTTGGGCCAGTGGTCTACCGAAAATGCAGTTGCCATGCACCAAAATGCTTTCCCTGGAAAAACAGTCGTTTTAATTGGTGACGATACCAGTGATAACGAAACACCTTCCGGTCAATTGGCCATGTACGTGGGCAACAAAGGCGATTTAAACGGTGGAAAACTTTACGGTTTAAAAGTTATTACCGAAGGCATTAACTACGAAATGGACATGGAAGAAGGCGTAAGCTACGATGTTACTTTTGAAGAGTACAACGAAAGAACTTTAGATGAACTTGAGGCCGAATCGAGAGCCAAAGGCATCATGGGCTTTTCAAGAGTTGAGGATATCGACTGGAGAAGAGGTTCGGCAAGCAACAACAGAGAGTTTTTCTTTGTAGTTACTGGAAGAAAAAAAGACGCACTTTTAGGAAAAGGAACATTTTACGGAAGGATCTACCACGTAGTACTTAATGAAAACAATCCGCTTAAAGGTACTATTGAGTGTGTTTTAGATGGTGATATTTTAGATGGAAAAGCAAAAGCTTTCCACAGTCCAGATAACATCGTGGTGACTGAAAACTACGTGTACATTCAAGAAGATCCAAACGGATACCCAGACACTCCAGAAAAAGACCACTACGCGCAATTGTACGAATACAATATCAAGTCTAAAAACCTTAAAACCGTTTTAGAGTGCAACCAAGATTATGCCGCTTCTTTGGGTTACGGAACTGCCAATAGAAACTGGGAAATTACTGGTATGATTGATATTTCTGAAACTATTGATGTAGACCGCACCTTTTTACTGATTACCCAAAACCACGGCTGGGAAAACCCATCGTTTACCGACCCGTTGGCCAACCCAACACCAGACAGAAACGAAGGCAGTATGCTTTATGTTATTAAAGGTTTAAAGAGATAA
- a CDS encoding TIGR02757 family protein, producing MKPSELKEFLDAKVETYNNPDFIESDPIQIPHQFSKKEDIEIAGFLTSTIAWGNRKSIINNAKKLMGLLDNAPHDFVMNHQEADMEKLLPFVHRTFNGTDCIQFITSLKHIYTHHKGLEQVFAQHAETDSLQPAISKFKSVFFEIEHLARTQKHVSDPLKNSAAKRINMFLRWMVRPNNTGVDFGIWENLSPSQLSCPLDVHSGNVARKLGLLNRKQNDAKALLELDTALRQLDPKDPVKYDFALFGLGVFEKF from the coding sequence ATAAAACCATCGGAATTAAAAGAGTTTCTTGACGCCAAAGTCGAAACCTACAACAACCCTGATTTTATTGAAAGTGATCCCATTCAAATTCCGCATCAATTTTCAAAAAAGGAAGACATTGAAATTGCGGGATTCTTAACATCTACAATTGCTTGGGGCAATCGAAAAAGTATTATCAACAATGCAAAAAAACTGATGGGTTTACTGGACAACGCCCCACACGATTTTGTGATGAACCACCAAGAAGCCGATATGGAAAAATTGTTACCGTTTGTACACCGCACTTTTAACGGCACCGACTGTATTCAATTTATTACTTCATTAAAACACATTTACACGCATCACAAAGGTTTGGAACAGGTATTTGCCCAACATGCTGAAACCGATTCGCTGCAGCCTGCCATTTCAAAATTCAAATCTGTATTTTTTGAAATTGAACATTTGGCACGAACACAAAAACACGTGAGCGACCCATTGAAAAATTCGGCTGCAAAACGCATTAACATGTTTTTACGATGGATGGTGCGCCCCAACAATACTGGTGTAGACTTTGGTATTTGGGAGAACCTTTCGCCCAGCCAGCTCTCCTGCCCTTTGGATGTCCATTCTGGTAATGTGGCCCGAAAACTAGGATTACTAAACCGAAAGCAAAACGACGCTAAAGCCCTATTAGAACTGGACACTGCATTAAGGCAACTGGACCCCAAAGACCCCGTAAAATACGATTTCGCGCTTTTCGGATTGGGAGTTTTTGAAAAGTTTTAA
- a CDS encoding ABC transporter ATP-binding protein encodes MIQAKNIHKYYGDLQVLKGVDLHIEKGQVVSIVGASGAGKTTLLQILGTLDKASSKTSFSLEINNTDVSSLRDKALAKFRNEHIGFIFQFHQLLPEFTAIENVCLPAFIKGTHKADAEKRAKELLDFLGLSHRYDHKPNELSGGEQQRVAVARALINNPELIFADEPSGNLDSESAENLHNLFFKLRDEFGQTFVIVTHNEELADMADRKLTMVDGKIINDQPR; translated from the coding sequence ATGATTCAAGCGAAAAACATTCATAAATATTATGGCGATTTACAGGTTTTAAAAGGCGTTGACCTGCATATTGAAAAAGGACAAGTGGTATCTATTGTCGGGGCCTCGGGTGCCGGAAAAACCACTTTGCTTCAAATTTTGGGTACGCTGGACAAAGCTTCCTCTAAGACATCTTTCAGCCTAGAAATTAACAATACCGATGTAAGCTCTCTGAGGGATAAAGCCTTGGCGAAATTTAGAAATGAGCATATTGGGTTCATCTTTCAGTTTCATCAATTATTACCGGAATTTACTGCGATTGAAAACGTATGCCTTCCCGCTTTTATAAAAGGCACCCATAAAGCTGATGCCGAAAAACGCGCCAAAGAATTGTTGGACTTTTTAGGGCTATCGCACCGCTACGACCATAAACCCAATGAGCTTTCGGGCGGCGAACAGCAACGCGTGGCCGTGGCTCGGGCATTGATAAACAACCCCGAATTAATTTTTGCCGATGAACCTTCGGGAAATTTGGATAGTGAAAGTGCAGAAAACCTACACAATTTGTTTTTTAAACTTCGGGATGAATTTGGGCAAACCTTCGTGATTGTTACCCACAACGAAGAACTCGCCGATATGGCCGATAGGAAACTCACCATGGTGGATGGCAAAATTATAAACGACCAACCAAGATAA
- the folE gene encoding GTP cyclohydrolase I FolE, whose translation MPYKHFEEYNIKITDDVKNRYENIIKDLGEDANREGLLKTPERAAKAMQFLTQGYHQDPVEILKGAMFKESYNEMVIVKDIELYSLCEHHILPFFGKAHIAYIPNGQIVGLSKLPRIVDVFARRLQVQERLTEQILDCINDTLKPQGVAVVIEASHMCMMMRGVQKQNSVTTTSGFRGQFEKIETRNEFLKLIGK comes from the coding sequence ATGCCGTACAAGCATTTTGAAGAATACAATATCAAGATTACCGACGACGTAAAAAACAGATACGAAAATATTATAAAGGATTTGGGCGAGGATGCCAATCGTGAAGGCTTACTAAAAACGCCCGAACGCGCCGCCAAGGCCATGCAGTTTTTAACCCAAGGTTACCATCAAGACCCAGTAGAAATTCTAAAAGGGGCCATGTTTAAGGAGTCGTACAACGAAATGGTGATAGTAAAGGATATTGAATTGTATTCACTATGTGAGCACCATATTTTACCTTTCTTTGGAAAAGCCCATATAGCATACATTCCCAACGGACAAATTGTAGGGTTGAGTAAATTGCCACGTATTGTTGATGTATTTGCCAGACGCTTACAGGTGCAGGAACGTTTAACCGAGCAGATTCTCGATTGTATAAACGATACTTTAAAACCACAAGGCGTTGCTGTGGTAATTGAAGCGTCGCATATGTGTATGATGATGCGAGGCGTACAAAAGCAAAACTCGGTAACTACCACTTCTGGGTTCCGTGGACAGTTCGAAAAAATTGAAACCCGTAATGAGTTTTTAAAGCTTATCGGGAAGTAG